In Phaseolus vulgaris cultivar G19833 chromosome 3, P. vulgaris v2.0, whole genome shotgun sequence, the sequence AAAAGTCAAATTACAGTTACAACTTAGTGGTACAACTGCATTCTCAGTAGATGAGTTTGCAAGGTGGGAACAAACACAAGAGTGACAAAATCAGAAATAAACAAACAGACAAACAGACAAACACATGGATGAAAGCAGTGCATGAATTGAGAATGACGAGCTTAACTGCGTCTAGCTGCATTGGAAGTCAGAGGGTGGCGACTTCTCGCAGGCGTTAAGGATCAAGCTTAGTGAAATGGGGATGTTAATGTTAATGCCAAGTATGTTAGCTTTGATGGCAGTGCAGAGGCAAACTGCAACTTCAAGATCAAGAAGCCCTTCAAGCACTGAGCAACATGGGTGGTCCAGTGGTGATCCCACCACCGCACCAATTGGTCCATTAAGCACGTTAGTGCACACACCCAGCTTAAGTGCGTCCCTTGGACAGCTCTTCGGTGCAGGAGTAGGGTTAGGGTAAGGGAGTGGGTTAGGCTTTGGCTGTGTACAAGTGTAGCAGCCACTTGCAATGGCAAAGAAAAGCAAGTTAATGGTAAAAAAAAGAACAAGAGTTGAAGATCTAGAAGGCTTCATCTTGCAGTGCTATTGCTCAATTACAACTGTAATAAGTTTGTGTGAAGAGGGAGTAGTTTGCGATGGTGTTACATATAGGGGTTAAAAGGTTGGTGTACTTTAAGCCCGAGATTCAAGAATATTTGTCCTTAGTTTTAATGTTTTGAGAGCACCAGACATGTGAACGACTGAGTTGTCTTTAGTAGGTGACAGTACAAGTGAATCGACATGAAATGTGATAGGCTTTTCAATTCCCAATAGGAAAATTTCGTTGTTAGTTTGTTTGAAACCATGGTGGTTTTCCACTTTTGCTTTATAGAAAGATATCTACCACTTGGCATGTGATCAGTGAAGCACTCCCGTGAACTTGATCGATGAAAATGGCCTGTGATTGATTCCCACTGGTGGGGCTTGCTTTggaatatttgtttattttttatgtatagtAGTACTATTTATATGGGCAAATTAGAGTGTGTCTTACAAGGATACAATGGAGAGTTGAAGACTAATCTGGACTTGTCTTTCCTAAATGATGATCCATTTGAGTTTATCTCGAATTGGGGTGTTTGACCACTGATCCCACTGCAAACTTCGCCTTACTTAACCCTCAACCATTTGCTTGAGATGTCTTACTAGTTACAATTAGCTAGCTAGTACGGATTCTGAAAATAGCTCCTTCATTATCATTCTTTTAATtgtttaagtttaattttttaaatgatgattttatctttcaaaatcaatttaatgAATTCCATTGGTGGATGTGAAACTGCACCCAttgtgtttgttttgaaacctcGGGGGACCTCATTCTTCAAAATACAAGTGTTAACATTATGAACTAAAGAGCTCAAAGGGTTTATGTTACTGATCAGACATCCTCCCGTTTGGATTAGGCTCAACCTCATACATAAAGTTTAGCAAATTTGATGGTTTTATAGGTTTAAATGTAAGCTATGCTAAGTTATGTTAAATTGTATGGACAAAGACACACTCAGAGTttgattgtattttttttttaaaatgtttatagTTTATTATTTATGGTACATTCAATTCgattttgtaattgttttatttaattatgaacaacaacattttataaattgtttatgtatatgttatttttgttgtaaaataaaagttgaatctgATTTATTAATTCAGACGACACTTGTTCTTCaataaatataacaattaaataaatgtttatgtatttgaaaaaataaggattttaactactaattatttagattttaaaaaatttagattttagctaaaattttgataattaatgaattataaatttaaaaaatatttattaataaaaaaaactaatttaaatactaataattttttattctgttaaatagtatctaatttaattgagtaaccagtaatttttttaaaattattttttatttaatatttttttactaatgatagtaaaaaatttacaataaaataaaaagcttTAAGGGCTTTCTAGTTGAAGAGTAAGAAGGGTGAGAATAAAATATAAGAGAATGAAGAAATCATAAGTTGTGagaaaggaaaacaagaaaCTTCCCAAATGCTATTAACACCCACTTTCTCACTATTATCACCTccctctcttttttttctctaatgtTTGATATATTCATCTTTAAACCCAACAACTAAAAAgttcatattatttattatctatGCTTTCTACTCCCTAGCatattattttcagtttttaaCTTAAACTCGCTTATCCCACTCTACTGAAATCTAAAACAAAACAACATACAACATatacatattaattaaaataaagtttcaaacatcatttaaatttatttatcactttttaattatttcatcCACTTATATTACATCACCTTAAAAAAGGcctttacaatttttattttaaaaattttcaaaataaaatcatttgactagattatttttttaaaactaattttcaaaaacaggttttctatatttctttcatttttagtttcttattataaattatttttaattttttaaaacaaggaAACATGTCAAGCCTATATTTTTATTACTGACGTGCCAAGCTTATGTTTGattaattatgataatatatattattttattaactaaattaagtACACTTATCTTATATATCATGTTgcgtattttttttaaacaatttatttataacaaGTTTGAAGTAATTTTAGTCTGGttcttttctatttcaaaaAATGCGAATACATccattttgttttctttgattTCAGAAAATAACGAAAACAGAGTTAAAATACAATCAAATGAGATATCTATTGTTATGTTTTCAAagagtatttttaaatttattttacaagtttttaaaaataattcttattaAACCGTTaggttttttcttattttgtttttaaaatagttattcaATTTACCAGCTGGACTTTAGACTCTATGAAATGAATCTGAATGAAAGCTATCCTTGTAGAGACAACTTaacaaagagagagagagagagaggcaTAAAGAGAAATGGATATTTTTCATTTGTGATGTCAAATGCTCTGCTTCATCTTCAAGTTAATCAGTAGGGTTCCCATTTCAATAATTCTTCTCAACAACTTTTTTTATGCTTCAACATTCTAATGATATGATTTTGATATAGATTGGGAAAGAAGAAGTGGTCCACACTGTACATTTCTGGTTCAAAATGGATAACCATGATATGCAATGTTCAGTTTTAACTCATCACTATTCATATAGATACTTCGATTGTTAGAGGTATCATAATGGTTCTTGTTAGGACTGCAATCTATTCTCGTGTATGTTTCGGAATCTCTGTTTATAGAGTTGTATCAATAAATCTATATTAGTACTAATATCAGGACTAATCCTTCATTAATTTGGTATGAGATTATCCTAATCATAGTAGTTTTAAGTTGTCAATATGTATTTAGTTAAGGTGTGAAACAGTAGTATCTTGGTATGTATAAAAATTGAACTATTTTGAAAAAGTtctgtttatttattattgttgataaGAAAAAACGGAAGTTGGTTGTCAACTATCTTTCACCTTCACCATTGGTGGAACATTAAAAACAACCGATGATATGTGCCTTCTTTGAAAATGGTAGAAACACATTTGGTGGAAAAGATACACAAACGGTAAGAATCGTGCAATTGATTATCTAAGCATGCATGGTAGTTAgtcattcaaataaaaaatatcataccattctttttgtatttccaacaaatttgtgtaaaatatagatttattttatttttttaggttgcaaaactttaaaaaaaaaaattgatgactAGTTTTTTAGGTGTTGAGATACATTTAAATTAACACATTTCCCAATACATATTTTTGTCCCTACAATGTATGACTCTAATGGTATAGACCAAATGGTCAATATCATAATTCGGTTTCCATGACCGAGCTAACCGAACCGAGCACGTCTGTGTGGGTCGACCGACACACCCAACCCATTAACACTCAAATCAAGGTCAACAAAGCTAAATCACCATTAAGAACTAGGTAATACGCCCCTAAGTACGATCCACTCCACTAATATAGTCCAATAAGATaaatccattaaaataatataaataacgcaCATTTCAAGAACAAGGTATGTCATTACTGGATATACTCTGACAACCGAGTGTCGAGTACTCTTTGTTGACTTGAAAACTGCGCATGCAGGTATCCCCCATTCTGCATTCACCTGGGATAGAACGACAAGATATGAAGGAATAGCGCTAAGGCGAAAAAGAGCAAGTTGAAGTTCAAACTGGCTCGACAAAAAGGAGGGAAACGAAACCAATCAACAATTCTCTAGATTCCATTTCCTTCGTAGTAACAAAATCtataattatttgtttgttgatcatattatatattaattacgttttctttaatttttagtttaatggaatttataaaagtaaaattcaCTTGATAACTCTTGAACTTGCAAGGTAAATAGTCTCAGAGTATAAGTAGAAATCTTTTTTCTATACGACATaaagtataattatatatttgttttatatttctagtaattttttatataatgtaatttaCAGTTTCAGTcctgaaaatatattatataaaatattgtaaaaattgaacaataataaaataaaataatagtcattaatatataaaaagttaGAGAAAACTTTTACGGAAATAAAAATAGGCATTGGCAAAGAATTACCTATTGACATTGAGATCTTGTTCCAAATGTGTGCAAGCCTGTGGTGGACCCCACTTTCGTTAACTAAACCCGTGACTTTCTAATCTGCGGCTCTAAGTTCTTCTTAGAATAATTGctaattattatattgttaaAAAAGCTTCCGTGTGAATGTGACTGACCCCCAACAAGTGCAAatcattaatttgttttaaaaaaattaataattcattttaattttataggttaataaaaattatttttcatttcatatttgAAAATCGTCCATTTCCTTTCTTTTACACAGATTATTCTGGAATGGACTTATATTTAACAAAACTTCAAgtaaataattgtatattaatttaattaagctGCTTCTCCAATATATTAAAAGTACATAACTTTAAATTAATCAATGTAGGGCAACAAATTATTATGGAGACTTTTGGGCTTCAGTGTCCAGGTTTCTATTCTAGGCCCTAAGTAGGCTTCTCTGGTTTCCTTTTCAACCCTAAGATTTTCAATACAttgttttatttatgaaaattgaTTGTTAGTTAAACTATGATTAATCACTTATGACAATAGATTATGAATAGTTGATAACATGCTGAGATTTCATCCAAGGAACCATCTTTGGCAAGTGAGATCAATGTTTTTGTTTAGCggacaaaaatataaaaaaaaatataattaatttgttgaaatataaataattactaTTCATCTCCgtcaaattaaaagaaaagtaaGATTCGTGTCTCTTCTTTTTCCATCATTTATTTCTTATCAAACAcattttattagtatttcttacattttttttccaagATGTTCAAACAaattgctttttttttaaatgaataatttGTTGAGAAAAAAAGGTAATGTTGGTATAGAAATTAGGTTCCAGGTTCCCACATGTCCAAGTGTCTGATTACAATAATATTTGATGAGATTGATTACATATATTGCCTATCTTGAAAGCAACTGCAAAAAGATGACAATCAGAAGCACAAGTTACTTTCAATAGATACTAACTAACAAGTTGAAATTGTAGGGtggaaacaaaataaaataaaataatacaaaaaaaagacatgaaaagaaattaaattactACATGTTAATAGTAATGGTAGATAAAACAATCTTGCTTTTTTGTCGTAAAGGTTTTATTCTGAGAGGTTCAGCATATTTAACATCGattggaataaaaaaaacagttaatTACCATCCTTTTAAACTGGCATAATAAACTTGTATCAGATACTAATGTTAAGTTCACAGTTCacgattttttattttataaatatgtgttaATAAACACGTCTataaatgtttatatatatatatctcaaTATTTTGTTATCTCCAAAGGATTTTACAACGCGTAAGCTCCACAAAAtattttcattgaaaatttctcaaagatttttttcttcttctttaagaatATGCAACACTAACTCTGCTTCTTCTCGTGGAGGTCTTATATATTTATACGTTCTAtgtttacatataaaaaaactagCTTGCAATGTTAGAAAGTTCTGCTATGAGagattttgtaaaaataaaaactagtcGTTACAATGTGACAAACActttaatgaaataataaaatgaatgtCATCAATTGATAGTTtgataagattaaaaaaaatctgattTATCTTTCACTTTAGGTACTTGGCTGCTTGTATAGGAAGACAAAAATGCTTTTGTTCTAAATAACTATATGTTGTTTCCTTAATTTGTTTTGAGTCTGTCTTCATATATAGTACATAGTTTTTCATTTGTCTTTACAGAAAGATCCTATAGAACCTTCGTATTTCTATCTCCATaaatgaaatttattaaaattaaacgCAATTCGTTTATTATACATTTTATTGTATTCAAATATATCAATATATTACAttatctcaagttttattatacTTGGAATTACTCTAAATTAtgaattattgtttttataaattaccaaatattaattatatatttgcattattaatcaaaataaatctTGCTGtggttaaataatttaaatttaccATAATTTTTAGTGTATAAATATGTATGTGTCCGGGCTAGTTTaccaaatataatattcaaatcATGATTGCTTATGCATAAAAAAAACACGATTCAAACATGTAAATGacgtataaaaaatataacaaacaagtgttgtgtaaaaaaaaaaaaaatcggacaaaataaactatttaacagaAGTGTGTGTCTCCTAGTTTGAGATCTCCTCTAGTCGAGAAAGTTGTCGGTGCTCATGATTCATAATCTAAACTTAAATTATGATTAGTTAAAGGATAATAATATATTGAGAAGTTTTAATACAACTATATTACAAgttttaatactattattttaatattttttatataatttaattacaaatttactttttattatatatatttatatttaaactcATCATATCCTCTTTTTTAAAGTTCATATAAATTATGaagatatattatatttaaaaggaGTTCATATAAATTACGaagatatattatataatgtataCCATGCTTAAAGTATACTGTACTTTTTTAAACTGGAATAAATTGAAACTTAAagttaaaatctattttttattttaaaagtttaaaagtCTATGAACCAGAGATAAATAAGCAATTtatttaagtatatatttaataaatctaaAACTCAAATAAgtaaaagaaaatcatataCACACCTCTAAATCATGATTTAAGCTTGCTATAAGCTATTAGTGACcaactaactaaatattattaacgTATCTCTATTCCACGTGCAAAATTAGTAATTGAAAAGAGTAATGTTTTGTAGATATTTATGCGCCTAGCATTACTTAGAGAGAGACGGAAATAAAGcagataaataataaatataattaggATATGCCGTGTAAAAAGAGAATGataaaaagaaggaaaatattttttgagcATCCTATATGCTAATAATGTATAGGCTTAAATAGAGACATAAATAAAAGAACaaagttataaattataatatattttttgagcATCCTATATGCTAATAATGTATAGGCTTAAATAGAGACATAAATAAAAGAACaaagttataaattataatatgttggaaagatagaaaaaaaaatgaataaggTGTTTTGTAGAGTTTATAGGTATCCAAAAAAACCCTGATGAAAAATTGAGGTATGAATGCtggtattattattatacatcCTTTAAAAAATATCTGCATTTTCACTGATCCTACGGTGCAATGGAGTGGTCCACGTGTGCCAAAACTTTACCCTGGATCATGCGCCGTTGAATTTGAGACCCACAATATCACCTCACAAGCATCCAAAACCTAATTCAAGGTTCCTTCTCTGCCAGCTAAAACCCTTCTCTTAAACCCgtttaactattttaataaatataaattcagtAATTTGTTCTGAAATAATTTACCCTACCTTCATTCCAAAAACACTATATAAACCACCATTCATTGCCAATAACTCATACCCCCACAAACACTCTCTTCTCTTTTGTAGCTAAGTAGTGTTTGTGATTCATTTAGTTGAAAGAAATATTAGCAACTACAAGAGTTTAAGATGGGTTCCAAAACTCACTCTTCCCTTGCTCTTTTCCTCACACTCAACATCCTCTTCTTTGCCCTTGTCTCCTCTTGTGGGACATGCCCTGGCAATAAGCCTAGGCCAAAGCATAAGCCTGTGAAACCAAGTCCTTCAGGTGGTTCCGGTGGCCCGGGAGGTTCCGGTGGCTCGGGTGGTTCGGGTGGCTCTGGTGGTTCTGGTGGATCTGGTGGTTCAGGTGGCTCTGGTGGTTCAGGCGGCTCTGGTGGTTCTGGTGCCTCTTGCCCCCGTGATGCACTCAAACTAGGAGTGTGTGCCAATGTGCTAAACGGGTTGGTGAACGTCACCTTGGGTCAACCACCAGTTACCCCTTGCTGCAGTCTCCTCAGTGGTCTCGTTGATCTTGAGGCTGCAGTGT encodes:
- the LOC137808054 gene encoding 14 kDa proline-rich protein DC2.15-like — protein: MGSKTHSSLALFLTLNILFFALVSSCGTCPGNKPRPKHKPVKPSPSGGSGGPGGSGGSGGSGGSGGSGGSGGSGGSGGSGGSGGSGASCPRDALKLGVCANVLNGLVNVTLGQPPVTPCCSLLSGLVDLEAAVCLCTALRANILGINLNLPISLSLLLNVCSIQAPRDFQCS
- the LOC137808053 gene encoding 14 kDa proline-rich protein DC2.15-like: MKPSRSSTLVLFFTINLLFFAIASGCYTCTQPKPNPLPYPNPTPAPKSCPRDALKLGVCTNVLNGPIGAVVGSPLDHPCCSVLEGLLDLEVAVCLCTAIKANILGININIPISLSLILNACEKSPPSDFQCS